In a genomic window of Caldalkalibacillus salinus:
- a CDS encoding GerAB/ArcD/ProY family transporter codes for MVRHDYQLSPLEMAISLMAMIIGVGVLTVPRSLAVELNTPDGWISLVLAGLFVMGIVTLYVLLQKQFPSKTILEFLAEGTVGRYASYVLGFMFILYFISLSGYEARILAFVVKMYLLDQTPSEVLVLLILICTMYAVSKGFQAIVHLNFLFLPIIVLVLVSLISFNITEIEIDNLRPVTPEGAFVPIMGLKETVFTFIGIEIILFFMSRMKKEDLKAKRLNIGIGITTLLYITITILAYSLFTVDAVKLITFPTVELAKVIEIPGAFFERLESVMITVWIMGIFNTLSITHYLSVEITKKHFLRRMPLSTLAILTSVIIFLVTFIPPNIVKAFKFGDWIGYTGLTLYLLCLLFGFLTILMRAKQKKKKDDQRPIQGGV; via the coding sequence ATGGTCCGACACGACTATCAGCTCAGTCCACTCGAAATGGCGATATCATTAATGGCCATGATTATCGGTGTTGGTGTGCTAACAGTGCCGCGCTCACTTGCCGTTGAACTAAACACCCCTGACGGATGGATCTCTCTTGTTCTAGCAGGCTTGTTTGTGATGGGCATCGTGACATTATATGTCCTGTTACAAAAACAATTTCCCTCCAAAACAATCCTTGAGTTTTTAGCTGAAGGAACTGTCGGTAGGTATGCAAGTTATGTACTCGGTTTCATGTTTATTCTGTACTTCATCAGTCTCAGTGGCTATGAGGCTAGAATATTGGCTTTTGTCGTTAAGATGTATCTATTGGACCAAACACCGTCTGAAGTATTAGTCTTATTAATTCTCATTTGCACCATGTACGCCGTTAGTAAAGGATTTCAGGCCATCGTTCACTTAAACTTTTTATTTTTACCCATCATTGTTTTGGTGCTAGTGTCTCTCATCTCCTTTAATATAACTGAGATTGAAATAGATAACCTTCGTCCCGTTACCCCTGAAGGTGCATTTGTACCGATTATGGGTTTAAAGGAAACAGTGTTCACCTTTATAGGTATAGAGATCATACTGTTTTTCATGTCTAGAATGAAAAAAGAGGACCTCAAGGCTAAGAGACTCAATATAGGGATTGGCATCACGACACTGCTGTACATTACTATCACTATTCTCGCCTATTCATTGTTTACCGTCGATGCGGTTAAGTTAATTACGTTCCCAACCGTTGAGTTGGCTAAAGTGATAGAAATACCAGGTGCCTTTTTTGAACGTTTGGAATCCGTCATGATCACAGTATGGATTATGGGCATTTTTAATACGTTGTCCATTACGCACTATCTATCAGTCGAAATTACAAAGAAACACTTTCTTCGCCGAATGCCTTTGTCCACATTGGCCATTTTGACATCTGTGATTATTTTTTTGGTAACGTTTATTCCACCTAATATTGTTAAAGCTTTTAAATTTGGAGATTGGATTGGTTACACTGGCCTCACTTTATATCTATTGTGTCTTTTATTTGGTTTCCTCACCATACTGATGAGAGCCAAACAGAAAAAGAAGAAAGACGATCAACGCCCTATACAAGGAGGCGTTTAG
- a CDS encoding amino acid ABC transporter ATP-binding protein has translation MIEVQNLKKSFGDLDVLKDINAKIKPQEVVVVIGPSGSGKSTFLRCLNLLEAVTAGNVLINGVDLTDPKTNINDVRTDVGMVFQQFNLFPHKTVMDNITLAPRRVHKWGKKEAEKKAEQLLDKVGLGDKRHVYPDSLSGGQKQRVAIARALAMEPSIMLFDEPTSALDPEMVGEVLSVMKQLAREGMTMVVVTHEMGFAREVGDRVIFMDGGYIVEENTPEALFNHPQHERTKAFLSKVL, from the coding sequence ATGATAGAAGTACAAAACTTGAAAAAGTCGTTTGGAGATCTAGACGTTTTAAAAGACATCAATGCGAAGATTAAACCACAGGAAGTTGTCGTCGTTATCGGACCGTCTGGCTCCGGTAAGTCCACCTTTTTAAGATGCCTCAATTTATTAGAAGCTGTTACGGCGGGAAATGTCCTCATTAACGGTGTTGACTTAACCGATCCAAAAACAAATATCAATGATGTGCGTACCGATGTGGGTATGGTGTTTCAACAATTTAATCTTTTCCCGCATAAGACGGTAATGGACAATATTACATTAGCACCCAGACGGGTACACAAGTGGGGCAAGAAAGAAGCGGAGAAGAAAGCCGAGCAATTGCTAGACAAGGTAGGTTTGGGTGACAAAAGGCATGTCTACCCCGATTCTCTGTCCGGTGGTCAAAAGCAAAGGGTTGCAATTGCTAGAGCACTGGCAATGGAGCCCAGTATTATGCTATTCGATGAACCTACCTCCGCTCTTGACCCCGAGATGGTCGGGGAGGTGCTATCCGTCATGAAACAATTGGCAAGAGAAGGGATGACCATGGTGGTTGTTACGCATGAGATGGGGTTTGCCCGTGAAGTGGGTGACCGAGTCATCTTCATGGATGGCGGATATATTGTTGAAGAGAATACACCAGAAGCATTATTTAATCATCCCCAACACGAAAGAACAAAGGCTTTTCTAAGTAAAGTACTTTAA
- a CDS encoding DRTGG domain-containing protein, with the protein MPTKHEQILNYIEGLDIGHKISVRQIAKELKVSEGTAYRAIKEAEAQGIVSTIGRVGTIRIEKKEKENIEKLTFAEVVNVVDGTVIGGRAGLHKTLHKFVIGAMKLEEMVKYIDRDSLLIVGNREEAHRSSLEHGAAVLITGGFDTTEEVKALADQLERPVISCSYDTFTVAAMINRAIYDRLIKKDIVMVEDILIPKAHTVFLQTTQTIEDWYQNSEKTNHSRYPVVDEQGKVHGVITAKDILGHSRNLTIDKVMTKYPKTVSVKTSVASAAHMMVWEGIEILPVVDQHRYLLGIISRQDVLKAMQYMQKQPQIGETFEDQMIHHFVEEDGEHYSIRGKVLPQMINHVGTLSSGVLTTIMTEAGNRTLRRSKKGDVVAENISIYFLKPVQLENEIQVIPKVLELSRKFGKVDVEVYHGHDMIAKGIMTAQIIDR; encoded by the coding sequence ATGCCGACAAAACATGAACAAATATTAAATTATATCGAGGGTTTAGATATTGGGCATAAAATATCTGTCCGACAAATCGCAAAAGAACTTAAAGTGAGTGAAGGAACAGCTTATCGGGCGATTAAGGAAGCGGAAGCCCAAGGCATTGTCAGTACCATCGGGCGAGTAGGGACCATTAGAATTGAGAAAAAAGAAAAAGAGAACATAGAAAAACTCACCTTTGCTGAGGTTGTCAATGTGGTTGATGGTACGGTCATCGGTGGGAGAGCTGGGCTGCACAAAACGTTGCATAAATTTGTGATAGGAGCCATGAAGCTTGAGGAAATGGTCAAGTACATTGATCGTGACAGTCTATTAATAGTTGGGAATCGTGAAGAAGCCCATCGCTCTTCTTTGGAACACGGTGCGGCCGTCCTTATTACAGGGGGCTTTGACACGACAGAAGAAGTTAAAGCACTTGCAGATCAACTTGAGCGCCCCGTTATTTCCTGTTCGTATGACACCTTTACTGTGGCCGCAATGATCAACAGGGCTATCTATGACCGTCTAATTAAAAAAGACATTGTGATGGTCGAAGATATACTGATTCCTAAGGCGCACACCGTCTTTTTGCAAACGACCCAAACGATAGAAGACTGGTACCAGAATAGCGAAAAAACCAATCATAGTCGTTATCCGGTAGTGGATGAACAGGGGAAGGTACACGGTGTCATCACCGCCAAAGATATACTGGGTCATTCTCGTAACCTGACCATAGATAAAGTCATGACCAAATATCCCAAAACAGTATCGGTAAAAACATCCGTCGCATCTGCTGCTCATATGATGGTATGGGAAGGGATTGAGATACTCCCCGTCGTGGACCAGCATAGATACTTACTCGGCATTATTAGCCGACAAGACGTCTTGAAAGCGATGCAATACATGCAGAAACAACCTCAAATAGGCGAGACGTTTGAAGATCAGATGATTCATCATTTCGTGGAGGAGGATGGTGAACATTACTCGATACGAGGAAAAGTCCTGCCTCAAATGATTAACCATGTGGGGACACTGTCCAGTGGTGTACTTACAACGATTATGACTGAAGCAGGTAATCGTACCCTTCGCCGTAGTAAAAAAGGGGATGTGGTCGCTGAAAATATCTCTATCTACTTTTTAAAGCCTGTTCAGTTGGAGAATGAGATACAAGTGATACCAAAAGTCCTCGAACTGAGTCGGAAATTCGGTAAAGTAGATGTCGAAGTGTATCATGGACATGATATGATCGCCAAAGGAATAATGACCGCACAGATTATAGACCGTTAA
- a CDS encoding Ger(x)C family spore germination protein, with protein sequence MQLSFRFIVMLLLLLTLSGCWDRTEIEDVGFIMGIGLDPVQDDEQSKQQTNNQKPRTYKFRSTYQMAVPSKIGSQGAGQKGQPFFTITEDGSTNFKQVRNIAARTSRKPNFEHLKVLLVNQELARDGILKPMFDFYLRDHEMRRHTQIYISSAPTIDILKIKLPLAEILAQSLYEMGENYSLVLEEIEPTDVGTISEQVIGERSFLISRILLEGEERVKLTGAAIFNGYSGKMVGWLGGKDIIGYNFISGQGLNGVLELDFKGNKVNFEVLNNKTVISYEKKNDKDTFSVEINVEGALGESWAYEVPVSEEKMIKELEKSVVKEIKDHVTAVVDKMQQEFHSDIFDLHNKVRTSDYRYWQKAKKDWDKENGGFAKSEINVKVHVTIRHYMLNERMED encoded by the coding sequence ATGCAACTAAGCTTTCGCTTTATAGTAATGCTACTTCTACTTCTCACTTTAAGCGGCTGTTGGGACCGTACCGAAATTGAAGATGTAGGGTTTATTATGGGTATTGGTTTAGATCCGGTACAAGACGATGAACAGTCAAAACAACAAACGAATAATCAAAAACCTAGGACCTATAAATTCCGTTCAACTTACCAAATGGCTGTCCCAAGTAAAATTGGATCACAAGGCGCGGGGCAGAAAGGGCAACCTTTTTTTACCATTACGGAAGATGGATCAACCAACTTTAAACAGGTCCGTAATATTGCTGCCCGCACGAGTCGCAAACCAAATTTTGAACACCTCAAGGTTTTGTTGGTCAATCAAGAATTAGCACGAGATGGCATTCTAAAACCCATGTTTGATTTTTACTTGCGTGACCATGAGATGCGTAGACATACACAAATCTATATATCCAGTGCACCAACCATTGATATCTTGAAAATAAAATTGCCGTTGGCAGAAATTTTAGCCCAGAGTCTCTATGAGATGGGCGAAAATTACTCACTCGTTCTAGAGGAGATTGAGCCAACGGACGTTGGAACAATCTCAGAACAGGTCATTGGGGAAAGGAGTTTTCTTATCTCCAGAATTCTGTTGGAAGGAGAGGAAAGAGTAAAACTCACTGGCGCAGCCATCTTTAATGGTTATTCTGGAAAAATGGTGGGTTGGCTAGGTGGTAAGGATATCATAGGCTACAACTTTATAAGTGGACAAGGGCTAAATGGTGTACTGGAATTAGACTTTAAAGGAAATAAAGTCAACTTTGAAGTACTCAACAACAAAACAGTTATATCTTATGAGAAGAAAAACGATAAGGATACATTTTCAGTTGAAATAAACGTGGAAGGGGCACTTGGAGAAAGCTGGGCTTATGAAGTGCCTGTTAGCGAGGAAAAGATGATTAAAGAATTAGAAAAATCCGTAGTCAAGGAGATTAAGGATCACGTTACAGCGGTTGTGGACAAAATGCAACAGGAGTTCCATTCCGATATCTTTGACCTTCATAACAAAGTAAGAACAAGCGACTATCGTTACTGGCAGAAAGCCAAGAAAGACTGGGACAAAGAGAACGGTGGGTTTGCTAAAAGTGAGATCAATGTAAAGGTCCATGTAACCATCAGACACTATATGTTAAATGAGCGTATGGAAGATTGA
- a CDS encoding spore germination protein has protein sequence MFKKLFTKLNEDGTRQSDQYNIRLSSNIDTTIKTIDNLVGESDDVRFKDFYIAGKIRATVIYFSGMVDEKGLEYSVLRPLIISKDQVLAEKRGLALAKHITQKVMTVSETHLYDNFDEAFLPFMSGDVLMAVEGVEHLLVLSLSEFNERSVEEPKSEVVIRGPRDGFTENIKTNTVLIRRRIKDPNFVVQIGSLGRRAKKTFAIGFIKGVANPDLVEEVRYRLACIDSDDVSETGTLEQLIQDNIFTPFPQLLHSERPDRAADAIMEGQVVILLDGTPFCLHAPVTLHQLLKSPEDYYERWGISSLIRILRYIAAFISMFVSAIYIALTTYHQGMIPTTLALSIAGTREGVPFPALIEVLLMEITIELLREAGIRLPRLIGQTIGIVGGLVIGEAAIQAGIVSPILAVVVALTAVSSFVIPNYSVSIAFRMLRFIMMFAAAAFGLYGIIIVYIMINIHLVGLRSFGSYYLSPFAPFSPTDWVDVIIRAPLPTLRIRKAEPKTLDSKKQKTKKQKM, from the coding sequence ATGTTTAAGAAGCTGTTTACCAAATTAAATGAAGATGGAACGAGACAGTCCGATCAATATAATATACGCCTTTCTTCCAATATAGACACCACTATTAAAACGATAGACAATCTTGTCGGCGAAAGTGATGATGTCAGATTTAAGGATTTCTATATCGCTGGAAAAATCAGAGCCACCGTGATTTATTTTAGCGGTATGGTGGATGAGAAAGGTTTGGAGTATAGTGTGCTGCGTCCTCTCATTATAAGCAAGGATCAAGTGCTCGCCGAAAAGAGGGGACTAGCATTAGCAAAGCATATAACCCAGAAGGTCATGACGGTGTCTGAAACACATTTATACGACAACTTTGATGAAGCTTTTCTCCCTTTTATGTCTGGCGATGTGCTTATGGCTGTTGAAGGTGTTGAACATTTACTGGTCTTAAGTTTAAGTGAGTTTAACGAACGTTCCGTAGAAGAGCCCAAAAGTGAAGTGGTCATTCGTGGTCCCCGGGATGGCTTTACTGAGAACATTAAAACAAATACAGTTCTAATCAGAAGAAGAATAAAAGACCCTAATTTTGTTGTACAAATAGGATCACTCGGTAGAAGAGCAAAAAAGACGTTTGCCATCGGTTTTATAAAAGGCGTAGCAAATCCCGACCTTGTTGAGGAAGTACGTTATCGCCTAGCTTGCATTGATTCCGACGACGTCTCTGAGACTGGGACCTTAGAACAGTTGATACAGGATAATATCTTTACACCTTTTCCTCAACTGCTTCATTCAGAGCGACCAGACCGTGCGGCTGATGCAATTATGGAAGGGCAGGTCGTCATTTTATTAGATGGGACACCCTTTTGTTTACACGCACCTGTGACCTTACACCAATTACTAAAATCTCCTGAGGATTATTATGAACGCTGGGGTATTTCCAGTCTCATTCGGATCCTCCGTTACATCGCCGCTTTTATATCTATGTTTGTGTCGGCCATTTATATTGCACTCACAACGTATCATCAGGGCATGATACCGACAACACTCGCTTTATCAATTGCTGGAACGAGAGAAGGCGTCCCCTTTCCAGCCTTAATTGAAGTATTATTGATGGAAATCACTATAGAATTACTCCGGGAAGCAGGGATTAGACTCCCTCGCCTCATCGGCCAGACGATTGGCATCGTTGGTGGACTCGTGATTGGTGAAGCAGCCATACAGGCAGGTATTGTCAGTCCTATATTGGCTGTTGTTGTAGCCTTAACTGCCGTGTCATCCTTTGTCATTCCTAATTATAGTGTCAGTATCGCCTTTCGTATGCTACGTTTCATTATGATGTTTGCTGCAGCAGCTTTCGGGTTATACGGCATTATCATTGTGTACATTATGATTAATATCCACCTCGTGGGCTTACGCAGTTTCGGAAGTTATTATTTATCCCCTTTTGCGCCATTTTCTCCCACGGATTGGGTCGACGTTATCATTCGTGCACCATTGCCCACTTTACGTATAAGAAAAGCAGAACCGAAGACACTAGATAGTAAGAAACAGAAAACCAAAAAGCAGAAGATGTGA
- a CDS encoding metal-dependent hydrolase, with amino-acid sequence MKITFHGQSCVQVETDQTSLIIDPFLNGNPVAKANPEDIKVSYILLTHGHNDHVGDTVQIAKQNNATVIAPFELATFLGWKGCNVHPMHIGGSASFDFGQVKFTQAFHGSAYTDEENQTITYTGMPGGILLTLEGKTIYHAGDTGLFGDMKLIGERNNIDLAFLPIGDNFTMGPEDALTAAEWVKAQKVVPMHYNTFPLIEQDAHAFADALKAKGIEGIVMEVSDTLEL; translated from the coding sequence ATGAAAATCACATTTCATGGACAAAGTTGTGTTCAAGTAGAAACCGATCAAACATCTCTCATTATTGATCCATTTTTAAATGGGAACCCTGTAGCAAAAGCAAATCCGGAAGATATCAAGGTTTCTTACATCTTACTCACACACGGGCACAATGATCACGTAGGTGATACAGTACAAATCGCCAAACAAAATAACGCTACAGTGATCGCACCGTTTGAATTAGCGACTTTCTTAGGATGGAAAGGCTGTAACGTGCATCCGATGCACATAGGGGGAAGTGCAAGCTTCGATTTTGGTCAAGTGAAATTCACACAAGCATTCCATGGCTCCGCATATACGGATGAAGAAAACCAAACCATCACATACACCGGAATGCCAGGGGGAATTCTCTTAACGCTTGAAGGCAAGACGATTTACCACGCTGGTGACACAGGTCTGTTCGGTGATATGAAACTCATAGGAGAAAGAAACAATATAGACCTTGCCTTTCTTCCTATTGGTGACAACTTCACCATGGGTCCTGAAGACGCTCTAACCGCAGCAGAATGGGTCAAAGCACAGAAGGTCGTTCCAATGCATTACAATACATTTCCTCTGATTGAACAAGATGCGCATGCCTTTGCCGATGCATTAAAAGCAAAAGGCATAGAAGGCATTGTCATGGAAGTGTCAGACACGTTAGAACTCTAA
- a CDS encoding glucose-6-phosphate isomerase: MAVSFDYSKALPFFKEEELSQQKHMLETAHHMLHEQTGAGSDYLGWVDLPEAYDKEEFERIQQAATRIQNNSDALVVIGIGGSYLGAKAAIEMLTHTFHNQLPNAKRQTPEIYFVGQNISATYVKHLIQVLEGKDFSVNVISKSGTTTEPAIAFRIFRDLLEKKYGEEEAKSRIYATTDAEKGALKQLATEKGYETFVVPDDVGGRYSVLTAVGLLPIATAGINISSMMEGAREAQQKYANPDLSQNECYQYAAVRHVLYNKGKTIELLVNYEPSLHFVSEWWKQLFGESEGKDQKGIYPASVDFTTDLHSMGQYIQEGRRHLFETVLQVKEAPEDIVIEEDDQNLDGLNYLAGQTMNVVNQKAFEGTLLAHTDGGVPNLVVTIDDFSAKTFGHLVYFFEKACGISGYLLGVNPFNQPGVEAYKKNMFALLGKPGFEEEKAALEKRL; this comes from the coding sequence ATGGCTGTATCATTTGATTACTCAAAAGCATTACCTTTCTTTAAAGAAGAAGAGCTTTCACAACAAAAACACATGCTCGAAACGGCTCACCATATGCTCCATGAACAAACTGGAGCGGGGAGCGACTATCTGGGATGGGTGGACCTTCCTGAAGCTTATGACAAAGAGGAGTTTGAACGAATTCAACAAGCCGCAACAAGAATTCAAAACAATTCAGATGCGCTTGTGGTTATCGGTATTGGGGGTTCATATCTTGGTGCTAAGGCAGCGATAGAGATGTTGACACATACGTTCCATAATCAACTTCCAAATGCTAAGCGTCAAACACCTGAGATTTACTTTGTTGGTCAGAATATCAGTGCTACATACGTGAAACACCTGATTCAAGTGTTGGAAGGAAAAGACTTCTCTGTTAATGTCATTAGTAAATCGGGCACAACGACTGAGCCGGCCATAGCTTTCCGCATTTTCCGTGACTTGTTAGAAAAGAAATACGGTGAAGAGGAGGCCAAATCTCGCATCTACGCCACCACAGATGCAGAGAAAGGGGCCCTAAAGCAATTAGCTACGGAAAAGGGTTATGAAACGTTTGTTGTACCTGATGATGTAGGGGGACGCTACTCTGTGCTTACTGCCGTTGGGCTTTTACCCATTGCTACAGCAGGCATCAATATATCTAGCATGATGGAAGGGGCACGCGAGGCGCAGCAAAAGTACGCGAACCCAGATTTATCACAGAACGAATGTTATCAGTATGCTGCCGTCCGCCATGTTTTATATAACAAAGGGAAAACCATTGAATTACTCGTTAACTATGAACCATCCTTGCATTTTGTATCAGAATGGTGGAAACAGCTCTTTGGCGAAAGTGAAGGTAAGGATCAAAAAGGTATTTATCCGGCTTCTGTCGATTTTACAACGGACTTACATTCTATGGGGCAGTATATCCAAGAGGGTAGACGTCATCTATTTGAAACAGTGCTCCAGGTTAAAGAAGCACCAGAGGATATCGTGATAGAGGAAGATGATCAAAATCTGGATGGGCTTAATTATCTCGCAGGCCAAACGATGAATGTGGTAAATCAAAAAGCATTTGAAGGCACCCTGCTTGCGCACACAGATGGCGGTGTCCCCAATCTTGTGGTGACCATCGATGATTTCTCGGCCAAAACATTCGGACACCTCGTTTACTTTTTTGAAAAGGCGTGTGGCATAAGCGGATATCTCTTAGGCGTGAACCCGTTTAATCAACCAGGTGTTGAAGCCTACAAGAAAAACATGTTTGCTCTTCTGGGCAAACCGGGCTTTGAAGAAGAAAAAGCCGCGCTAGAAAAACGTTTGTAA
- a CDS encoding amino acid ABC transporter permease — MDAWTSFKLFISEYTGFNIDIIITWFPIFLKAAGVTLGISAAGIVFGTILGLFIGLGKLSSIRLIRLPFELYVTIFRGTPMLVQMLFIHFGIMQKMGFNPITSAAVTLTLNAGAYIAEIFRAGIQSIDKGQMEAARSLGMTKVQAMKDIILPQAFKRMIPPLGNESIILLKDSSVAMVIAVPEITYYSRLAQSNTFSVAEPYLMAAVFYLIFTISLSKLVSYLERRLDTG, encoded by the coding sequence GTGGACGCTTGGACGAGTTTTAAACTATTTATTTCCGAATATACTGGCTTCAACATCGATATTATCATCACGTGGTTTCCGATATTTCTGAAAGCGGCAGGTGTGACATTAGGGATTTCAGCGGCCGGTATCGTATTTGGTACAATCTTAGGATTGTTTATAGGCCTTGGTAAGCTATCATCTATTCGTCTTATTCGTTTACCGTTTGAATTGTATGTCACCATTTTCAGAGGAACCCCTATGCTCGTACAGATGTTATTTATTCATTTTGGTATCATGCAAAAGATGGGCTTTAACCCCATAACGTCAGCCGCTGTGACTCTAACATTAAACGCGGGTGCGTATATTGCAGAAATATTTAGGGCAGGTATACAGTCGATTGATAAGGGCCAAATGGAAGCGGCACGATCTCTAGGTATGACCAAGGTACAGGCGATGAAAGATATCATCTTACCACAAGCCTTTAAGAGAATGATCCCGCCATTAGGGAATGAATCCATTATCTTGTTAAAAGACTCTTCTGTGGCGATGGTGATTGCTGTACCAGAGATCACCTATTATTCAAGACTGGCCCAATCCAATACATTTAGTGTGGCAGAACCATATCTTATGGCAGCAGTGTTTTATTTAATTTTTACGATCTCATTATCTAAGCTTGTGAGCTACTTAGAAAGGAGGCTGGACACGGGATGA
- a CDS encoding potassium channel family protein, producing MKKQFVVIGLGRFGGSITKTLVNLGHEVLAIDKDESKIQEFSSVATQAVQANSIDEQAMKQLGIRNFDHAIIAIGDDIQASILTTLILKDMGVRKVSVKATNDYHSKVLEKIGADRIIHPERDMGVRAAHHIVSENVIDYIELSPEYSLVEIAVTDKMHQKTLGSLDIRARYGCNVMAIKTYANDINVSPRAEDVVYKGDILVIIGSNKDINHFEDTLDN from the coding sequence ATGAAAAAACAATTCGTTGTCATTGGACTCGGAAGATTTGGTGGAAGCATTACGAAAACACTTGTCAACTTGGGACACGAAGTCTTGGCCATTGACAAGGATGAAAGTAAAATACAAGAGTTTTCTTCTGTCGCAACACAGGCTGTTCAAGCTAACTCTATAGATGAACAAGCGATGAAACAGCTAGGTATTCGTAACTTTGACCATGCCATTATCGCGATTGGAGATGACATCCAAGCCAGTATCCTAACGACACTTATCCTTAAAGATATGGGTGTAAGGAAAGTTTCAGTTAAAGCAACAAATGATTATCACAGCAAAGTTTTGGAGAAAATCGGTGCGGATCGCATTATCCATCCTGAACGTGACATGGGGGTCAGAGCTGCACACCATATCGTGTCTGAAAACGTCATCGATTACATTGAACTTTCTCCAGAATACAGCTTGGTTGAAATAGCCGTTACAGATAAAATGCATCAGAAAACTCTAGGTTCATTAGACATTCGTGCACGTTATGGCTGTAACGTTATGGCCATCAAAACCTATGCTAATGATATTAATGTGTCCCCACGAGCGGAAGATGTTGTTTATAAAGGCGATATATTAGTGATAATTGGAAGCAATAAAGATATAAATCATTTTGAAGATACTTTAGATAACTAA
- a CDS encoding YtpI family protein, with amino-acid sequence MGNILLLVVVFAASFAIFYSVRTRQYRNKENMDIMRFYNAKTNIAMGIMLVSMALIQLFTFPETTGWRIGVGIVFLLLGAFNFMMGLRNYNTFAPKVYKEKK; translated from the coding sequence ATGGGTAACATTTTATTACTCGTCGTTGTATTTGCTGCGAGCTTCGCTATTTTTTATAGTGTTCGCACGCGTCAATACCGTAACAAAGAAAATATGGATATCATGAGATTCTATAATGCGAAAACCAATATCGCGATGGGGATTATGCTGGTTTCAATGGCATTGATTCAGCTATTTACTTTTCCTGAAACGACGGGTTGGCGCATTGGTGTGGGTATAGTATTTCTATTATTAGGAGCCTTTAATTTTATGATGGGACTTAGAAATTACAATACCTTCGCCCCTAAGGTATATAAAGAGAAAAAATAA
- a CDS encoding basic amino acid ABC transporter substrate-binding protein, with amino-acid sequence MFGHLLIGQFKKSILLFVLMLVTTLVVACGGGETTSGDPESSGNEGGNTEEDKPTLVIGTDAAYPPFESLDPATNEIVGFDVDLIGAVLEEAGYDYEITNTGWDPLFMSLENDDIDLGISAITIDPSRQESYDFTTPYFESAQMMLFTEGTEIETALDLEGKKIGVQSGTTGQFATENVLEELGYSTTEIDEAISHYDSTPVAIMAVTAGELDVAVIDNTVAEEYVKKNPDSELIAIGDPENFDPEFYGIIFKKDNPLRDEVNTALKTIIENGTYAEIFNEWFGYEPDVDTLLNAE; translated from the coding sequence TTGTTCGGTCATTTATTAATCGGTCAATTTAAGAAAAGTATCTTATTATTTGTTTTAATGCTCGTTACTACGTTGGTGGTCGCGTGTGGGGGAGGAGAAACAACGTCAGGTGACCCTGAGTCTTCAGGCAACGAAGGGGGAAATACAGAGGAAGATAAACCTACATTAGTGATTGGAACCGATGCGGCCTATCCACCATTCGAAAGTTTAGATCCAGCCACAAATGAAATTGTGGGTTTTGATGTTGATTTGATTGGCGCTGTACTTGAAGAGGCGGGATACGATTATGAGATTACGAACACGGGATGGGATCCATTGTTTATGTCATTAGAGAATGACGATATTGATCTGGGTATTTCCGCCATTACAATTGATCCATCTAGACAGGAATCATATGATTTTACTACACCCTATTTTGAATCTGCTCAGATGATGTTATTTACTGAAGGAACAGAGATTGAAACCGCCTTAGATCTTGAAGGTAAAAAGATTGGGGTTCAGAGTGGCACAACGGGGCAATTTGCTACAGAAAACGTATTAGAAGAGTTAGGATACAGTACAACAGAGATTGATGAGGCTATTAGTCATTATGATTCTACGCCTGTAGCTATCATGGCCGTTACAGCTGGAGAGCTAGATGTGGCCGTTATTGACAACACAGTTGCAGAGGAGTATGTAAAGAAGAATCCCGATTCTGAGTTGATTGCAATTGGAGATCCTGAGAACTTTGATCCTGAATTCTACGGCATTATCTTTAAAAAAGATAATCCTTTAAGAGATGAAGTTAATACTGCCTTGAAAACAATCATTGAGAATGGAACGTACGCAGAAATCTTCAATGAATGGTTCGGATATGAGCCGGATGTTGATACCTTACTGAATGCAGAGTAA